GGCTCCATTTGGAGTGTGTCTGTTTAAGCCAAAATGCTATAAAATAAAGGTGTAAAAGAAATGGACTTAAAACAGTTCTTTAAGAGCGAAGAGGGTATTTCACCAATAGTGGCTACCCTTGTACTTGTTGTAGTGGCAATTGCCGGTGCAGCTGGTGTTGGTACAATCATGGGATCATTCTCCTCCGATGTTTCTGACGACGCAAGTGCTACAGAAGCATCCTCTGCAGCCTCGACAGAACTTCTCATTGCAGGAAGCTCAACCGTTCAACCAGTTTCTGAACTCCTCGCAGAAGCATACATGAAGGAGCACCCAGGTGTTAAAGTAACCGTGCAGGGCGGCGGCTCCGGTGCAGGTATCACCTCAACCCAGATGGACATCGTTGACATCGGTGCAGCATCCAAGGATGTAGACACTGTAACAGAATACCCCGATCTTGAGAAACACACTATCGGTGGTAGTGGACTTGTCATTATCGGTAATGATGCTTCCTCAATTGGTCTTGACGGTGCAAACGTTAGTGCTGCAGACCTGAAAACCATTTACGACAACGTGGTTGGCGGTACAGTAACAGTATCTGTTGATGGTAACGGAACCCTTGCATACGATGCAGCAGGTACAACCGTAACAGTCTTCCAGCGTAGTGACGCGAGTGGTACCGAAGAAACCTTTGATAAGTGGGTGGACGAAAAGGGCTACTCTGACGAGACCGAAGCAATCGGCAAAGAAGGTAACTCTGGTGTACTTGCAGCAGTAGAAGACACCGATGACTCCATCGCTTTCGTAGATTATGGTTTCTATGCGTCAGGTGACGGTATTGTAGCAATCAACCCAGTAGGCTATACTGTTTCCAAGGACAACATCCTTGATTGCCTTGCAGGTGAAGATACCTATGATAGCGGTCTTACAAGACCACTCAACTACCTGACCAATGGTGCACCAAGCTCAGTAGAGCAGTCTTACATTCAGTTTGCAATGTCCCCTGCATCCAAGCAGTACTTCAACGAAGTAGGATATTTCTCTATCATTGAATTCGCCTAAACTTAAGGTCCCTTCTGTGCCAGTCCTCTGGCACAGGACATCTTTTTTTTGAAAACGAATCGTAGTTTTTGAGAAACATGAAAACCAATAATAAAATCGATTTTCATCACCTTTTATTCCTCTCGTGTGGATTGCTTACTGTAATTGTTATTACTTTTTTCGTAGGTTTTGTATTCTATACTGCTTATCCAATATTTGCACAGGAAGGCTTTTCATTCCTGACCGGCGACCGATGGAGTTACACTGATGATGTATTTGGCATCAGGATCTTTATTCTGGGTTCCTTGATATTAACCGGTACAACTCTCTTGATGGCGGTTCCTTTGAGCCTTTTCAGTGCTATCTGTATTTCGGAATTTGTCTCTGAAAAAGTTGAATTTGTCTTCAAATCCCTTATTGAATTGCTTGTGGGTATCCCTTCAGTGGTTTACGGGATTTTCGGTTTGTTTGTTCTGGAAAACATTTTCCAGTATCAAATAGAGCCTTTTATATCCTCTACTCTTGGCTTCATTCCTATTTTCAGGGATGTTACTCCTTCTTTCGGACTTGGTTTGCTACTTGCTTCAGTGATTCTTACTATAATGATCTTGCCCACTGTAACTGCGATTTCCATTGATGCCATGAAAGCGGTTCCCTATGATTACAGGGAAGGCTCCTATGCTGTAGGTGCTACGCAGTGGGAAACAATTCGACATGTTGTCCTCCCGGCTGCTTCGAGTGGAGTTGTTTCTGCCGTCATCCTCGGCATGATGCGTGCTATCGGGGAAACGATGGCAATTGTGATGGTATTCGGGAATGCTGTCAATGTCCCCGTCAGTCTGATGGACACAGGTTTTGCAATGACATCCAAGATCCTTAATGACATCGGTTTTTACGTAGCACAGGATGTTCCCCGAAGTGCACTTTTCGGTATTGCAGCAGTTCTTTTTGCAATTGAAATCGTTCTTGTGGCTGCAGCAAGGTATGTTGGTAAAAGAGGGATGGTGATCCAGTCATGAATAATCGGATACTGAAAGGCAAGATATTCAAGGGAATGGCCTATGCAGGTGCCATTATATCGTTGCTTGCCCTTGTGACTATACTTGGTTCAATATTGCATCAGGCACTTCCATCTTTAAGTTGGGCTTTTATTTTTACGGCAGAATCAGATGTTGAAGGTCTTGGGGGTGGTGTTGCAAATGCTGTGATTGGTACTGTTTTGCTATCCGTATTGTCTCCTCTGCTTGCAACTCCTCTTGCAATTGGCACGGCAGTTTACCTCAAGCGCTATGCTACTAATGAGAAGCTCGTGAAAAGTCTGAGCTTTATGCTTGATGTTCTCTCCGGCACACCTTCCATTGTGCTTGGGATCTTCGGTCTCCTGTTTATTGTTATATACATGCGGGAAGTTACCGGAGGTTTCTCACTTATTTCCGGTGTTATTGCACTTGCAATCCTGATACTTCCGGTTATTGAAAGGGCAACGGAAGAAGCAATTGATACTGTTCCCCAGAGTCTTGAGGAAGGGAGTTATGCTCTTGGGGCAACCAAATGGCATACCATCAGGGATATAACCCTTCCATATGCACTATCGGGGATTCTTACCGGTATTGTCCTGAGTATCGGACGTGCAGCCGAGGAATCTGCTGTCGTAATCCTGACTGCTGGCTACACCCAGTTCTCTCCTGAACTTAAGGTGGCTGCAAATGAAAAATTAATCTTTGGGGTCAAAGTTTATCCATTTCAGGATCTTATTGCTGCCCTCCCAATTACGGTGTACAAATCTTTTGAATTCCCGCATCTGATAGATCCTTCCCAGGGGTTTGCAGCTGCTGTTGTCCTGATCTTTATTGTAATGGTAATTAACTTCACAACCCGCCTAATAGTCTGGAGGCGCCGCATTGGCTAAACTGAAGCTTCTGCAAAAGAAGAGTTCGGAAAAGGAAGATTCCGGTATTAACAGCATGCCAAATCCTCCGCAGGAGGATAAATCTGAAAATAGTGGACGCTTTTCAATGCCTTCCCTTCGAAAAAAAGACAATCAAAAAGGGGGAAAAGTATTTGCTGAAGCTCTTTTGGAAGGGGATGCCAAATCCAAAAAACCCAAAAGTGGTAAATTCAGCATTGAAGCTATTATTGAACGCTTTCTCGCACCCGATTGCGATGACATGGAAGGACTGGGTTTTGATACCGGTCAGGTAGAAGAACCGAAAATGGGAGTTTCCTTCAGGGATGTCGATATCACTTATGAGGTCCAGTCTCCTTTTCAGTATGCTCATGTGGAATTTAACGGGGAGGAACTACAATATACATGCCATGAGCCGCCTCTGAGTGAAAGCGAGATGCGCTATCTCAAAATCATCGAAAGTGCCTTTGAAAAACTGACAAACACCGATATTCTTATAATCAGGCCTGATGAGCGCAGGGAAGCTCTCCGCGCCAGGTTCTCAATGATTATTGACATTTACAGGCTGGAGATGACCGATTTTCAGAAAGAAAAAATGTTCTACTACCTCCTGAAAAAATACGTCGGTTTCGGGCAGATTGACATTTTGATGAATGATCCCTATATCGAAGATATTACCTGCAACGGCCCTGAAATGCCTCTTTATATCAACCACAGGATGTACGGTTCAATCAGGACCGATGTTGTTTTTGAAGAGATTGATCTTAACAACTTCGTCATGAAAATGGCCCAGACATCCGGAAGGCATATTTCCGTTCTCCAGCCCATCAGGGATGCAACCCTTGCAGACGGAAGCCGTGTCAACCTGACCCTCGGAAAAGAAGTCACGAAAAAGGGTTCTACATTTACCATCAGGCGTTTCAAATCCAATCCTGTATCTGCGGTAGACTTGATGAATTACGGTACTTTCAATGCCGAAGTTCTCGCTTACCTGTGGATAGTGGTTGAGTATAAACGCTCCATCCTTGCAGCAGGGGGAACCGCTTCAGGTAAGACTACAACCCTTAACGCAATGGGTGCTTTTATCCGTCCGGAGTACAAAATTGTGTCCATTGAAGATACTGCTGAAATGAATCTCATGCATCCAAACTGGACTCAGTCAATAACACGCGCCGGGTTTGGTGGTTCAGAAGGAGGCAAATCTGCAGGTGATATTGAGTTATATGATCTTCTTAAAGCTGCATTGAGACAACGTCCTGAATATATTGTTGTTGGTGAAGTAAGGGGTGCGGAAGCATCCACTCTCTTCCAGGCCATCTCTGTAGGTCACCCTTGTATGGGTACCATTCACGCCGGTTCAATGAAAGAATTGCTTTCAAGGGTTGAATCCGAGCCGATGAATGTGCCACGCAACCTTTTCTCAAGTCTTGATGTTGTAATCTTCAACTCCATGATCAAAGTGGGGGAACACTTCATACGCAGAGCATTGCGTATTGTGGAACTCGTGGAAATGGATCCTGAAAAAGGGGATTTGATTACAAATCCTGTGTTTAAATGGAATCCAATCGATGACACTTATATTTACAGCGGGGGAAGCGCAATGTTTGAAGCCATCTCTGAAGAATTCGGTATAGGGGTGGATTTTCTTGAAGAGGAAATGAGGAACCGGTCCAAACATCTTGACTGGATGCAGAAAAACGATATTAAGAACTATGAAGAAGTCGTCAAAGCCATCCGGAGATATGCGAGGGATAAGGATGCTATGCTTGAAGAGGAGCATCGCGGACAAAAATCTCATACCGCTCCTGGTGATGAAATAGTCGAATACATTGAAGATGTGGTAAAAGAAGTTACTTTGGATGATGTTCCTTTTGAAGACGATATCGATTCACTTGGAAACGCAACAAAATCCCGGGATTTGTCTGATAGTACTATGGGTGGGGTGGCATGAAACTTTTCCGGAGAAAAAAAGAGCCGGAATACATTCTGGATCAGGGATATGAACATGAAATTAAAAAAAATGCTCTTGATAAATACGTTCAAAAGTACAAGGTTTTTTGCTATCATTTTGGACGCTACGTGGATCGTGAGCCCCGAGATGAAATTGCCAAAATGCTATATCGTGCAGATATCGAAATGACTCCGGGAATGTTTGTATCACTGGCCGGGGTTACCGCAGTCCTTGCCTCGTTGCTTGTGTTTGGAAGCTCAATATTCCTTTTCTACAATTCCACCTCTCCTCTCCTGTATATCTTTGGTCTTTCATTCCTGACTCTCGTTGTTACAGCAGGAAGTTTTCCTTTTGTCCTGTACAATAAAATATCAAACAAGAATACGAATATTGAGCAGGAGCTCCCCTTTGCACTTGGGTATATGTCAATTCTTGCAAGCGCGGGCTCCACTCCTCTCGAAGTAATAAGGCGTATTTCCATTGAAGATTACGGGGGTATTTCTCTGGAATTCCGGAAAGTTATCTACCGGGTTGATTTGCTTGGGGAAGACGGAATTTCCGCCATGAACTATCTTATTCACAATACTTCATCTGAAATGTTTCGGACCATATGCATCGATATCACAAATACTATGCAATCGGGTGGAGGACTTAAAGCGTATCTTGAATCCAAGTCCACAGATCTCATGAAAATGCGTAAACTTACCCAGAAGCAATTTGTTGATTCGTTGGCTGTTTACGGGGAAGGCTATCTGAGTGGTGTTGTACTGAGTGTCGTGCTTGTAATTCTGGGTATTGTTGTTGCCAGTGCACTGGGGATAGAACTGTTCCTTGAACCGAAAGTGCTTTTTACTGTATTCGTTTATGGAGTTCTTCCTTTTGTTAATATTCTTTTCTTGGTTCTCTTGTGGATGAAATATTCCGGGAGCGTAGTATGAGTTCCAATTTCAGGATGATGATGGAAAGGTATCTTCAGCTCATCCGGCTACGCTACGATGTTCGCAGGGGATATTTCACTGCTGCTTTACCTTTGGTAATTGCACTCCTGATTCTCTTCTCCGCAGTAATGACCGGTCATACTTTTCCGTCCCAGCAACTGGACTCCTCTTTCTCTGGGGGATCACTGTCCGAAGAAGATGCAAAGAAGGCTGCCTATCAAGCTTTAGTCGCACAGATGGAAGCTGAGGAAGCAGGCATTGATCCGGCTACTCTTGAAGAAAGACCCGCTGAAGAGGGGGAGGAGACAGCCCGGGATAATCTGGATCATATATTGGTTTATGCGTTGTTAATTGGGATTATTCCTTATTCAATAGATTCTTTTTTCCAGAAAAAAAACCAAATGAAAAAGGAGGTTGCTTTCAGTGAATTTCTCTTCAAGATGTCCGAGCTTATGCGTGGGGGCATTGATCCGGTCAAAGCCGTAATAGATCTGGCAAAAACCGATCTTGGTTCCATGAATAGCCCCATCAAATCCGCAGCTTCAAAAATGGTTCTTGGATATTCATTTTCCGACGCTATGGGCGGCGTCGCTGAAGAAATGAACAGCAATCTGATATCCAAATACATTAATGTCGTAGTGCAGGCCGCTTATACCGGGGGAAATGTTGCAGACCTTCTGCAGCGCACATCAGAGGATATGCGTGCTGTAATTGCCATTGAAAGAGAAAAGGAATCAAATCTTAAACAATACGTTATTATTTTCTATCTGGCTCAGGGTATAGTCATCATGCTTTCCTATCTTCTCTCCACTTCCCTTTTGCCTATGATTCAGGGGGTGGGTGCCCAGATGCTGGGAGGCGTTGGTCTTAGCGACATAAACTTCCAGTATGGTTTTTTCCACATGATTCTATTAAATGGCCTGTTTGGCGGGCTTATCATCGGGCAAATTTCAGAAGGGGAATTAAAACATGGCTTAAAGCATTCCGCCATTTTAATTATCGGAAGCTATATCGCTTGTACAATCCTCATTCTTCCGACACTGGATGCAGCCTCTCTTTACTCCGTAGACCTTGTTTCCGGTGACGGACAGTCGGGATTTGGCGGTCTTACATTAACTGAACCCCTGGTTTTCCAGGTAGTTGACAAGGATGGAAATCCCGTTCCTGATACCTTTGTATATTTGAGTATTGCTCCATCGGGTATGGTCTCAGGAGTTTTGGAAACAGACGATGGGGGTAATGTTTCAGTGTCTCCGGTTTTGGGTGATTCAATCGGGGCTTATACTATTACGGCACAGATAGGTGACTCCACAGCGGTAGCTATGGCTTCGGTAATTGATGGAAGTTAAAAATAACTGCAGTTATCCCACACGTTCCCTTACATCAATGATTATTCCTTCCTGACTGACCTTGAAGGGAATAATCTTTTCCAGGGGAAGGTTGTTTTTCATTTTTGGAATATTTAGGTAACGTCCTACTTTGTTTCCTGTATGGCTTGTCTTGAACTGGATAATGCCGTCTGCCATAGCCCTTATGATGTTCTCACTGTGCGGGTCAAGCACTCCGGAATCCAGTGTAAGCAGAAAAATCATATCGTTTTTACGGCTTATTTTTGTCAGCGATTCCATTGTTTTCACAAGGGTTTCAAAACTTTCCCCGAGGAATATGAATGAGAATGTATCAAAAATACAAATGTCAATTTGATTAATATCCAGGGAACTGTCGATTGTGTGATATTTTTTGTTTACCTGTGCATCCGGGCCAAAAGTTTCGAGCATGGCAACATGATCCCTGAAATTTCCCAGGATGGTGAATTTGCTTTCGTCCGGAGTTATATCAAAAAAGCTCATTTCTTCGTAGACTTCCTTTTTTGAACGGGTTGTAGAAAGGTAGAGTATTTGCTTATCTTCCCTTTGCATATCTTCGGCATTTTTTTGTACAAACAAGCTTTTAACGGTCCCAAGATCTTCTTCTATGAGTATTACTGAACTTGAGGGAAGCTTTTTGATCCCTATTCCTGCAAGTACCATCAAGGGTATGTATTGCAACTTTGTTTTAATACTTTGGCGATATAGACTATAGATTTTACATGTGTATATATATTATCCATCCAAAAGCTATATATGATGACTATTGGATTTTGTACATATGCCTTCAAAGGAGATGCTGTCCTTTCTAAGGGATGAAAAAGGAATATCCGTTGTTTTCGGAACTCTTTTGCTGATTCTCATTACCATAACTGCTGCGGCAAGCCTTGCACTTTTTGTCTCTGAAACCCAGAAATCAATGATGGAAAGGGAGGAGCACATCTCTGCTGTTGAAAATGAGGAGTTGCGTATCCTGAAACTGCAACCTTCTGGCAACAGTTCTCATTGGAGTACTTTGAACATCACTTTGTTAAACCTTAATACTGCTGATTCCAGAATAGCTTCAATAGCACTAAACAACAATTTTGTTTTTAATTATTTGTTGTTGACTTCCACAGGAGATGTGGAGTATAACTCGAAATATCCGGATTATCCTGTAATATACAATTCCAAAGTAAGGCCCAGAATTAAGGCGACAAGCAGTCTGACCCTGTCCGTTCCCTTTGAATATATCGTTGTTAATACAACTGAATCTTTTTCTCTTGGTAGCTGGAGCAATATGACTGAAAATTTCACTTTCAAGCTTCAGAATCATCCGGTACTTGCAAATTATCCGGTAGATTGCAACATCGAAGTTTATAACGTTTCAAACAACAACAGCCTTGTTTTGGAAACCGGTAACTTTTCGATCGATGTTGAGGGTGACGATCCTCTAATGACTATCCTTGCAGGAGGCCGCATGAGTAACAGTTCATCCTATAGGGTGGATTATTCTTCCACTTTCGTAACTTTCAATTCACTTTCATCGATTTCACGCAATGAGCCACTTCAGGTCGAAGTTATAACCTCCCTTATAAACATTTTTGGAGATACGTATACTCCTCCGGTGCCTCTTGCGAGTGTGAATTACGAAACGGAGCGATGGATGGTTAATGGAACTCCCTACTATCAGGACGTTCTGGTTCTTGATGCTTCACAATCATTTGATGACGATGGTAGTATTGTTTCCTATCGCTGGGCTGCCTGGACAAATTCAACTCTCGTATATTCCTACAATCTGACAGGAAAAGTTGCCCGAGCTTCTTTGATAAATCCTTATGATTCCAATGTGACAATTGATCTTGAAGTGGTTGATGATATGGGTA
The window above is part of the Methanohalophilus levihalophilus genome. Proteins encoded here:
- a CDS encoding PstS family phosphate ABC transporter substrate-binding protein, producing MDLKQFFKSEEGISPIVATLVLVVVAIAGAAGVGTIMGSFSSDVSDDASATEASSAASTELLIAGSSTVQPVSELLAEAYMKEHPGVKVTVQGGGSGAGITSTQMDIVDIGAASKDVDTVTEYPDLEKHTIGGSGLVIIGNDASSIGLDGANVSAADLKTIYDNVVGGTVTVSVDGNGTLAYDAAGTTVTVFQRSDASGTEETFDKWVDEKGYSDETEAIGKEGNSGVLAAVEDTDDSIAFVDYGFYASGDGIVAINPVGYTVSKDNILDCLAGEDTYDSGLTRPLNYLTNGAPSSVEQSYIQFAMSPASKQYFNEVGYFSIIEFA
- the pstC gene encoding phosphate ABC transporter permease subunit PstC, coding for MKTNNKIDFHHLLFLSCGLLTVIVITFFVGFVFYTAYPIFAQEGFSFLTGDRWSYTDDVFGIRIFILGSLILTGTTLLMAVPLSLFSAICISEFVSEKVEFVFKSLIELLVGIPSVVYGIFGLFVLENIFQYQIEPFISSTLGFIPIFRDVTPSFGLGLLLASVILTIMILPTVTAISIDAMKAVPYDYREGSYAVGATQWETIRHVVLPAASSGVVSAVILGMMRAIGETMAIVMVFGNAVNVPVSLMDTGFAMTSKILNDIGFYVAQDVPRSALFGIAAVLFAIEIVLVAAARYVGKRGMVIQS
- the pstA gene encoding phosphate ABC transporter permease PstA: MNNRILKGKIFKGMAYAGAIISLLALVTILGSILHQALPSLSWAFIFTAESDVEGLGGGVANAVIGTVLLSVLSPLLATPLAIGTAVYLKRYATNEKLVKSLSFMLDVLSGTPSIVLGIFGLLFIVIYMREVTGGFSLISGVIALAILILPVIERATEEAIDTVPQSLEEGSYALGATKWHTIRDITLPYALSGILTGIVLSIGRAAEESAVVILTAGYTQFSPELKVAANEKLIFGVKVYPFQDLIAALPITVYKSFEFPHLIDPSQGFAAAVVLIFIVMVINFTTRLIVWRRRIG
- a CDS encoding type II/IV secretion system ATPase subunit codes for the protein MAKLKLLQKKSSEKEDSGINSMPNPPQEDKSENSGRFSMPSLRKKDNQKGGKVFAEALLEGDAKSKKPKSGKFSIEAIIERFLAPDCDDMEGLGFDTGQVEEPKMGVSFRDVDITYEVQSPFQYAHVEFNGEELQYTCHEPPLSESEMRYLKIIESAFEKLTNTDILIIRPDERREALRARFSMIIDIYRLEMTDFQKEKMFYYLLKKYVGFGQIDILMNDPYIEDITCNGPEMPLYINHRMYGSIRTDVVFEEIDLNNFVMKMAQTSGRHISVLQPIRDATLADGSRVNLTLGKEVTKKGSTFTIRRFKSNPVSAVDLMNYGTFNAEVLAYLWIVVEYKRSILAAGGTASGKTTTLNAMGAFIRPEYKIVSIEDTAEMNLMHPNWTQSITRAGFGGSEGGKSAGDIELYDLLKAALRQRPEYIVVGEVRGAEASTLFQAISVGHPCMGTIHAGSMKELLSRVESEPMNVPRNLFSSLDVVIFNSMIKVGEHFIRRALRIVELVEMDPEKGDLITNPVFKWNPIDDTYIYSGGSAMFEAISEEFGIGVDFLEEEMRNRSKHLDWMQKNDIKNYEEVVKAIRRYARDKDAMLEEEHRGQKSHTAPGDEIVEYIEDVVKEVTLDDVPFEDDIDSLGNATKSRDLSDSTMGGVA
- a CDS encoding type II secretion system F family protein, producing the protein MKLFRRKKEPEYILDQGYEHEIKKNALDKYVQKYKVFCYHFGRYVDREPRDEIAKMLYRADIEMTPGMFVSLAGVTAVLASLLVFGSSIFLFYNSTSPLLYIFGLSFLTLVVTAGSFPFVLYNKISNKNTNIEQELPFALGYMSILASAGSTPLEVIRRISIEDYGGISLEFRKVIYRVDLLGEDGISAMNYLIHNTSSEMFRTICIDITNTMQSGGGLKAYLESKSTDLMKMRKLTQKQFVDSLAVYGEGYLSGVVLSVVLVILGIVVASALGIELFLEPKVLFTVFVYGVLPFVNILFLVLLWMKYSGSVV
- a CDS encoding type II secretion system F family protein — encoded protein: MSSNFRMMMERYLQLIRLRYDVRRGYFTAALPLVIALLILFSAVMTGHTFPSQQLDSSFSGGSLSEEDAKKAAYQALVAQMEAEEAGIDPATLEERPAEEGEETARDNLDHILVYALLIGIIPYSIDSFFQKKNQMKKEVAFSEFLFKMSELMRGGIDPVKAVIDLAKTDLGSMNSPIKSAASKMVLGYSFSDAMGGVAEEMNSNLISKYINVVVQAAYTGGNVADLLQRTSEDMRAVIAIEREKESNLKQYVIIFYLAQGIVIMLSYLLSTSLLPMIQGVGAQMLGGVGLSDINFQYGFFHMILLNGLFGGLIIGQISEGELKHGLKHSAILIIGSYIACTILILPTLDAASLYSVDLVSGDGQSGFGGLTLTEPLVFQVVDKDGNPVPDTFVYLSIAPSGMVSGVLETDDGGNVSVSPVLGDSIGAYTITAQIGDSTAVAMASVIDGS
- a CDS encoding RAD55 family ATPase, which translates into the protein MVLAGIGIKKLPSSSVILIEEDLGTVKSLFVQKNAEDMQREDKQILYLSTTRSKKEVYEEMSFFDITPDESKFTILGNFRDHVAMLETFGPDAQVNKKYHTIDSSLDINQIDICIFDTFSFIFLGESFETLVKTMESLTKISRKNDMIFLLTLDSGVLDPHSENIIRAMADGIIQFKTSHTGNKVGRYLNIPKMKNNLPLEKIIPFKVSQEGIIIDVRERVG
- a CDS encoding archaellin/type IV pilin N-terminal domain-containing protein yields the protein MPSKEMLSFLRDEKGISVVFGTLLLILITITAAASLALFVSETQKSMMEREEHISAVENEELRILKLQPSGNSSHWSTLNITLLNLNTADSRIASIALNNNFVFNYLLLTSTGDVEYNSKYPDYPVIYNSKVRPRIKATSSLTLSVPFEYIVVNTTESFSLGSWSNMTENFTFKLQNHPVLANYPVDCNIEVYNVSNNNSLVLETGNFSIDVEGDDPLMTILAGGRMSNSSSYRVDYSSTFVTFNSLSSISRNEPLQVEVITSLINIFGDTYTPPVPLASVNYETERWMVNGTPYYQDVLVLDASQSFDDDGSIVSYRWAAWTNSTLVYSYNLTGKVARASLINPYDSNVTIDLEVVDDMGMVSRLSERGGIIQLS